The following coding sequences lie in one Changpingibacter yushuensis genomic window:
- a CDS encoding recombinase family protein, with the protein MGHDDQQEQTTEPLRAVVYVRISDDPEGTARGVDRQEADCRAYAAAHGWEVAAVFRENDTSAFKQRTITLPSGERVRRVIRPQFRAMLKHLTDSQAQVMIAYDLDRAVRDPRDMEDLIDAKVLGEFAVRSVTGSLRLDTDSDVAMARVLVAMANKSSADTARRVARAAKQQAIEGAWHGGRVPFGYRAEAGALVIDPVTGPLVVEMYQRVLAGDSLYRIRKDWNARGILTTHGCAWSDRTLKIVLYNPSNKGVREYRPVMPDGSRAKTSKMQMKAAWPAIVDEDTWQRVSDVLDARKKARNFHQPGSGAAVRMYPFSGLIRCSLCGTSMIHRGGVYQCLQPTPGGCTRSIRSAEIERLVEEAVLATFEQITLHPTKHRISGSDLAARVGLAATLDKDRERLARLDDDYYDGLIDKAMWVRQRARIAERIEATRREYTATMPEQPAGLNIDVTTVAAEWEGRTPMWQYQAASLILQAVLVHAHPADMMTAVPKRRNESTEAFHVRRDAHRAAVLARRVEFVWRA; encoded by the coding sequence ATGGGCCACGACGATCAGCAGGAACAGACCACGGAGCCGTTGCGGGCGGTGGTGTACGTCCGCATCAGTGACGACCCCGAGGGCACCGCGCGCGGCGTTGACCGGCAGGAGGCGGACTGCCGCGCCTACGCCGCCGCCCACGGTTGGGAAGTCGCAGCGGTGTTTCGTGAGAATGACACGTCGGCGTTCAAACAGCGCACGATCACGCTCCCATCTGGCGAGCGTGTACGGCGGGTGATCCGCCCGCAGTTCCGCGCCATGCTGAAACACCTCACCGACAGTCAGGCGCAGGTGATGATTGCTTACGACTTGGATCGCGCGGTGCGCGACCCGCGTGACATGGAAGACCTCATCGACGCGAAGGTGTTGGGCGAGTTCGCCGTCCGCTCTGTCACCGGTTCGCTGCGGTTGGATACGGATTCTGATGTGGCGATGGCCAGGGTGCTGGTGGCGATGGCGAACAAGTCATCCGCTGACACTGCCCGCCGCGTGGCTCGGGCGGCGAAGCAGCAGGCCATCGAGGGTGCCTGGCACGGCGGACGGGTGCCATTCGGATACCGGGCAGAGGCAGGCGCGCTCGTGATCGATCCGGTGACCGGGCCGTTGGTGGTCGAGATGTACCAGCGGGTGCTCGCCGGTGACTCTCTGTATCGCATTCGGAAGGATTGGAACGCGCGCGGCATCCTCACCACCCACGGATGCGCCTGGTCAGATCGGACACTCAAGATAGTGCTCTACAACCCCTCCAACAAAGGCGTACGCGAGTACCGACCCGTCATGCCGGACGGGAGCCGCGCGAAGACCTCAAAAATGCAAATGAAGGCGGCATGGCCCGCGATTGTGGACGAGGACACCTGGCAGCGAGTCTCCGATGTGCTCGACGCGAGGAAGAAGGCCCGGAACTTCCACCAACCCGGCAGCGGTGCCGCAGTGCGGATGTACCCGTTCTCCGGGTTGATCCGCTGCTCCCTGTGTGGCACGTCGATGATCCATAGGGGCGGCGTGTACCAGTGCTTACAGCCGACCCCGGGCGGGTGTACCCGTTCGATCCGCTCTGCCGAAATCGAAAGGCTCGTCGAAGAGGCAGTGCTCGCGACGTTCGAGCAGATCACCCTCCACCCCACGAAACACCGAATCTCCGGCAGCGACCTTGCGGCACGTGTCGGGCTCGCAGCGACGCTCGACAAGGATCGGGAACGCTTGGCGCGGCTGGATGATGACTACTATGACGGGCTGATCGATAAGGCGATGTGGGTGCGGCAACGCGCGAGGATCGCGGAGCGGATCGAGGCGACCCGCCGCGAATACACCGCAACAATGCCCGAACAACCCGCCGGGCTGAACATCGATGTTACGACGGTCGCTGCTGAGTGGGAAGGGCGTACCCCGATGTGGCAGTACCAGGCGGCGAGCCTGATTCTGCAAGCGGTACTGGTACACGCTCATCCCGCAGACATGATGACCGCCGTGCCCAAGCGCCGTAACGAGAGCACCGAGGCGTTCCATGTGCGCCGTGATGCGCACCGCGCAGCGGTGCTCGCACGCCGCGTCGAATTCGTCTGGCGCGCATAA
- a CDS encoding exopolyphosphatase translates to MDEHTSPAINVGAGTTGSASSSFESPEGLRSLLIRLHDAGPGAWRGDREAAELMRYTAIKYRPLARRHGVDAWAVASAAFEVMLAPSTRNAGNPWAVVTRAVQITCHAEARAAGMLTSASKVRHTSRIVGFHDAVRFAERERLADYHPAFTHHDDGDADENEYETRVVTLLSATVALFESAGWDAAMVVECVEHVAYRLADFSSRQRGVEVLRRDRAIPTLLGIPHRSWSALLRIVLGHPDPKHAGTPIGDGVLLRLLNGETLDALRCDEVLMKMIRAVNPDQRTAP, encoded by the coding sequence GTGGACGAACACACCTCACCCGCTATCAACGTTGGTGCGGGAACGACTGGCTCGGCCAGCAGCAGTTTCGAGAGCCCAGAAGGTCTACGCTCCCTACTCATCCGGCTACACGACGCCGGGCCGGGCGCATGGCGAGGTGACCGTGAAGCAGCCGAACTCATGCGCTACACCGCTATCAAGTACCGGCCACTCGCTCGTAGGCACGGGGTGGACGCCTGGGCGGTCGCCTCCGCCGCGTTCGAGGTGATGCTCGCCCCCTCGACACGTAACGCGGGCAACCCGTGGGCTGTCGTGACTCGTGCTGTGCAGATCACCTGTCACGCTGAGGCTCGTGCCGCCGGGATGCTGACTTCTGCCAGCAAGGTGCGCCATACGTCTCGGATCGTCGGGTTTCATGATGCTGTGCGGTTCGCCGAGCGGGAGCGCTTGGCCGACTACCACCCCGCGTTCACGCACCACGATGACGGCGACGCGGACGAGAACGAGTATGAGACACGGGTGGTCACTCTGCTGTCTGCCACGGTCGCGCTATTCGAGTCCGCGGGATGGGATGCTGCGATGGTCGTCGAGTGCGTGGAGCATGTGGCCTATCGGCTTGCCGATTTCTCCTCTCGGCAGCGTGGGGTCGAGGTACTGCGCCGTGACCGCGCGATCCCGACGCTGCTCGGCATACCGCACCGCTCGTGGTCTGCGCTGTTGCGGATCGTTCTCGGGCATCCCGACCCGAAGCACGCGGGCACGCCGATAGGTGATGGTGTGTTGCTGCGATTGCTGAACGGTGAAACGCTCGACGCTCTGCGCTGCGACGAGGTTCTGATGAAGATGATCCGTGCCGTCAACCCCGATCAGCGCACCGCGCCTTGA
- a CDS encoding MerR family transcriptional regulator, whose translation MQEWAIRDVARATGLTSRTLRHYEQIGLLHPSRVASNGYRFYGEAELSRLYRILSLRALELPLATIQIALDDDESLEEAIQSHLSLLEERRDRTIQQITVVQQTLHAVQKGQDMTINEVFAGVDQSQYEGEVRQRWGDDAWERSAKRREGMNEAQRNADDAKSLDVNAALRSAAESGIATDSDSFQALVADHYAWVTDYWGGRKPDRDAYIGLSELYVMDVRFAATYGGQANAEIIRAAMRTWIEANLA comes from the coding sequence ATGCAGGAGTGGGCGATCAGAGATGTTGCGCGTGCGACCGGGCTGACCAGTCGAACGCTTCGCCACTACGAGCAGATCGGGCTTCTGCATCCATCACGGGTTGCGAGCAACGGCTACAGATTCTATGGCGAGGCAGAGCTTTCCCGGCTGTACAGAATTCTCTCCCTGCGCGCACTGGAACTGCCCCTGGCAACTATTCAGATCGCACTCGATGATGACGAGTCTCTCGAGGAAGCGATCCAGTCGCATCTCTCGCTCTTGGAGGAGCGGCGAGATCGCACAATTCAGCAGATCACCGTGGTGCAGCAAACCCTGCACGCGGTACAGAAAGGCCAAGACATGACCATCAATGAAGTATTCGCTGGCGTTGACCAGTCTCAGTACGAGGGCGAGGTAAGGCAGCGTTGGGGGGACGATGCCTGGGAGCGCAGCGCGAAGCGGCGCGAGGGCATGAACGAAGCCCAGCGAAACGCAGACGACGCGAAGAGCCTCGACGTAAACGCTGCGCTGCGCAGCGCAGCGGAATCGGGCATCGCCACGGACTCCGACTCCTTCCAGGCGCTAGTTGCCGATCACTACGCCTGGGTCACGGACTACTGGGGCGGACGGAAACCCGACCGTGACGCCTACATCGGGTTGTCCGAGCTGTACGTCATGGACGTTCGTTTCGCCGCCACTTACGGTGGTCAAGCAAACGCCGAGATCATCCGTGCAGCAATGCGAACCTGGATCGAAGCAAACCTCGCCTGA
- a CDS encoding VOC family protein produces the protein MATTVIRSVDVELDSAVTSTEMVEDMTKKTGPEIDRSIYPMPMFVNLVSQDLTATESLYAAAGFVTLATIPGPGGAPSLVHLRREKYQDILVTPGTSVSGSTTASFAAGDVDLAEVAEQLRAAGADVSGPYDTPWFSTDVTFTDADSNRIILTAPRVADQAQAQEWVGSNIVGDFEIPTASSSDAGRP, from the coding sequence GTGGCGACAACTGTGATCAGAAGCGTGGACGTAGAGCTTGACTCTGCCGTAACGTCAACTGAAATGGTTGAAGACATGACAAAGAAAACAGGACCGGAAATCGACCGGTCAATCTACCCAATGCCCATGTTCGTCAACCTCGTCTCCCAAGACTTGACGGCCACGGAAAGCCTGTACGCCGCTGCGGGTTTCGTGACGCTTGCGACCATCCCAGGCCCAGGAGGCGCTCCCTCGCTCGTGCATCTACGGCGCGAGAAGTACCAGGACATCCTCGTCACCCCAGGCACCTCGGTCTCCGGATCGACGACGGCGTCGTTCGCAGCCGGGGACGTGGACCTCGCTGAAGTCGCGGAGCAGTTGCGTGCTGCGGGTGCTGACGTGAGCGGACCCTATGACACCCCATGGTTCTCGACAGACGTCACGTTTACCGATGCAGACAGCAACAGGATCATCCTGACCGCGCCTAGAGTCGCTGACCAGGCGCAAGCGCAGGAGTGGGTTGGCAGCAATATCGTCGGTGACTTCGAGATTCCGACCGCATCTTCGTCCGACGCAGGCCGACCGTAA